GTGGCATCGATCTTTATTTTGTCATCGATAACCTTATCTGCAGCTAGCTTGAATATTGAAGAAGAACCATACTTAACATCGAAAACCGTGCGATCAAAAGTCATGGTGGCCACAAGCTTGTTGCCATCGAACATCACATTTTCGATCTTAACTTCAACTTCTTTACTGTCTTTGCTGTTTTTCTTATTGATGTCTTTTGTGATACCGCGGACAGTTAGCTTCCCTTGCAACTCGTACTTATTCTTGCCAGTACTTTTAGCTGAAGTGATGATCAATTTTGACTCTGGGTGTTTTTCGGTGGCAAAAAAGTCTGCAGACTCTAAATGGCCTACCAATTTCTTATTCCACTTTGGGTCTTTGACGTCTTCGTTTTTGATGGACTTCATGTTGACGACAATCTCACCGCCAGTTAATTTGCCGCTGTCAACTTTTAGGTGCCCCGACTTAACATCGATGGTCCCATTGTGGCTGTCACCGATCACCTTTTTACCCATCCACTCAATTTTTGACTGAGCTTTGTTGATGTCCATATTGCCAGCGAGCGCTGATGAGGATAAAAGAAGGGCACTTGATGCTAAGCTTAGGAATATCTTTTTCATACCAGAAATCTCCTTGAGTTTTTTACTTACGGGTTGCCACCGGCAACACCTCTACTATTCGGTGTTCCGCAAGTTTTGAAAATACTTAATTAATGGATATACTGTTCGTATATCAGAACAATCAAGGTTATCCTAATGATTGATTCCAACAGCTTGATATTATTTGTAAAAATTTATGAACTAGGCAGCTTCTCTGCCGTGGCAAAAGAGCTTAGGCTTGCCAAAAGTGTCGTGAGTCAGAGAATCTCCAGCCTGGAGGAACAGCTCAACGTCCGCTTGCTGAATCGTACCACCCGCAAGGTGACGGTCACGGACGAAGGGATCAAGCTCTTGCCTCTAGCTCGGAACGTTGCTGAAAGTGTCAGCGAAGTGATGGCTTACTCCGACTCTTTCAGCCAGGAGCCTTCAGGGCGCTTGCGGGTGACAGCGCCCCACGATATTGGCTATCAACTCTTGGAAGAGTTCATCCCTAAGTTTCGGGCTAACTACCCTAAAGTGCAGGTGGAT
This sequence is a window from Pseudobacteriovorax antillogorgiicola. Protein-coding genes within it:
- a CDS encoding YceI family protein; the encoded protein is MKKIFLSLASSALLLSSSALAGNMDINKAQSKIEWMGKKVIGDSHNGTIDVKSGHLKVDSGKLTGGEIVVNMKSIKNEDVKDPKWNKKLVGHLESADFFATEKHPESKLIITSAKSTGKNKYELQGKLTVRGITKDINKKNSKDSKEVEVKIENVMFDGNKLVATMTFDRTVFDVKYGSSSIFKLAADKVIDDKIKIDATIYTTPANKQSSL